In the genome of Centropristis striata isolate RG_2023a ecotype Rhode Island chromosome 6, C.striata_1.0, whole genome shotgun sequence, the window CCCAGAGGGCCGTAGCTGGAGTATCCGGGCATGAAGGGGGAGGCGTAGTAGAGGTGTCGGGGCAGGGCGGGGCTGTGTGGGAATGTCCGGGACATGGGGTGGACCGGGGCCGCCCCGCTTTGTGGCGAGTCACTACATCCTTTACTTTTATCCGAAGACGTGGCGATCTCAGCCAGCGACCACAGTTTGGGTTTGGGGGCCGGCTCGGGCCCCTGGATGACGTTGCAGGAGTTCACATGCTCTTTAGACAGAGGGCTCAACGCTCGCTCCGGCTCCGGTGCTCTGACCGATCCCGGGGCTGCATTTTGGGGGGCGGGGCCTGTGATGTGGGGCATCAGCCTCCGGTCCCCCGAGTCCTTAAGGTCCGGATCGGTGtcgctgctgctgccactgtcctccctgtacaccaacacACACGACGTCCCCACAGGGGCAGGTAGACAGGAAGCTGCAGACACAGGAGAGGACGCGTcagcatgacacacacacacacacacacacattaacacacacacacacactgtgcgcATCTGTCCATTGCATTGCAGCATCTTAACCTGAACCAGGACCTGATTGAGTTTCAGGCTTTGTCCCAGTAAGGACTATTGGTCCTGACAAGGTCTTTATTATGGTCCCCAGAAGGTAACAAAAACTCATGCACACAATCACATatatagaacacacacacacacacacacacacacacacaaagctgcaGACAATGactaatgatgataatgattcttttttgataaataaatcaatagttATGTTTCTAGTTTTTAAATGGTACACAttcaccaaacaaacaaacaaacaaacaaacaaacaaacaaacaaacaaacaaacaattaattcAAACAAAGGCTcacacattcaaatataaaagatgaacacacagagacacaaaaccaataAACCATTAAAATTAATTGAGTGATAGAAAATTAGTTTATTCTGataattttctagttttgttcattttggttgttttcaacttgaacaattaaaaaagacattttaaaaaaatctaataaacaaTAAGTTAATATTTAGGATGTTGTGGCAATGCAAAGCTTTGTGGAGCTTATTATTCTACAATTCCGCCTCGATATatacagttaaaataaataaagaaagaaaaacaaacggtatgtgtatattatatttacaCCACAAATTCCCTCATAGACACACTCTGTTCATACCTCAGTTTAATATTTGTTAACCATCTTATTTATTAATCAGCTTTATCAAATCTATGACACATTTCCTTTTCTAAACGTTACACAAATTAACCTCTTTAACGTCTTTATCAATcgtaataaataattaatagataaatgatctaaataATCTTCACATCTGAGATCTTGTGAgctcataaaaacataaatttctcTCCGTTCTGTGGCgtaaaaactgaatttgtgattgtttattttttaccatgTAAATAAATCAGTAATTTTAAGTCAGAAGCAGGTGTCAAAGTATCTTTTCAGcttctgaaatgtaaataactGTCTTAATATCTCAGAAAACTGAATCTCTGTTCTTTAGGAAATAAGTCAATTCATCCATCATGGATGAATTGACTGATGGATTCAGTAACTGTCAgctccagcctcctcctcctcctcgctccaCTCACCGCCGTCGCCCTTCATCTCCGTCTCGTCGTTACTCGACTTGAGCGGCTCGTCGTCGTCGTTCCTCTCCAGGTCGATGTtgtcctcgtcctcctcgtcctcaCTGCGGTTCCGTGGCGTCCAGGTCATCTTGTTCTCCTTCTTCAGGCGGCGGCGAGCGTTGGCGAACCAGGTGGACACCTGCGTCAGAGTCATCTTGGTGATGATGGCAAGCATGATCTTCTCGCCCTTGGTGGGGTACGGGTTCTTCCGGTGCTCGTTGAGCCAGGCCTTCAGCGTGGCCGTGGCGTCCCGCGTGGCGTTCTTCCTGTAGGAGGGGTCTCCGTACGGGTAGGGCCCGAGGGCGCCAAATGGGTGGTAGTCCAGGGAGCCGGAGAGTCCCGAGGACGGGTCGAAGGCGGGACTCTGAAACATCAAACAGAGAAATTctgattattaattcatattgacctttgacctcccagCTGTTGTCGTCTCCTTCTCTTTTTATGTCCTCTGCAggactccacacacacacggctgtgTTTCAGTCTGCGGCTTTAATATCTCAATCTGTTTGTTGGCAGCAGATTTAATCTTAATGAGACTAACGGTTAAATAAGGTTTAATTAAAACGCACAAACAGAATTTAATTTGctctgagcagcagcagaaggacGCAGGACAAACTGTCTACTGAGACACAAACAATATTATAcgtcttatttatttatataatatttttcttctctttctttaaatatcatgatataatatttcttcttctgtctttttaaactcacattattattatatttcgtcttttagctgtttttaatgcacatttatatttcttctttctttatatcgttttattatatttctttaattcacattttataatATATCTTCTTACATCTTTCttgaattcattaaaaaatatttatactaCTGTCTTTTCTAATTgacatttgaatattttataataaagatgcaacttttattttcaacattgttgtTAGTCAGCTTGTATACATTattaatttcaataaattgcgATATCAATATTACaaattgatattttaaaataaattcacagATGTTGATGGCTTCAGTTGTTTCAGGTTCATTAGTcaagtaataataaattaagataaaATTTGGGTAAAATATCTCCAATACAAAAATGGTCAAGTTGTCAcagatttttctttaacaaattaaatgtattccaggaagttattttaaaaatatggactatctaaaacagattaaataaaacatgtaaaaaagaagaagtaaagTTTCTGATGAAATGATTTTcgggagaaaaataaataatcttattttggaaagtcatttttttgttttttgaagacGGATTTTGGCgcgtttcctgcttttaatataatttcacCGACATGTAAAAAACGTTAAACTATGAACAcatttatacaaacaatgtttgataaataataacaattgaGTTTAGAGGAACAATAACATTTGGTTAAATTTAatgataatatattaaataaattatggtaaattaaaaatgatattaaaCAATCAGTAACTCGtgatgacaaaatattttaaccttttttttaaataaataaatcacaaatattaaagcttcactttttcttttacgCACTGACGCTCCAGGAGActctttggtttgtttttgtttttttaatcacagaCCAGAACCCGGTTTGAACCCGGTACAGGTCCCGTCCTGCCCCCCTCCAGCACGGACTCACCACGAAGGAGTTGATGGTGGCGGCGGCGCGCGGCTCTCCGCCGTACGGCAGGTGCGAGTTGAATCCGGGAGACGACGCGGATCCGGAGTACGGAGCGAAGGCTGAGCCTGAGGAGGACCGGCCCAGCTCCTCGGTCCTCGGTCCTAGGATGACCCCGGAGCTGAAGGGCGCAGGGCACGAGTGCAGAGCCTGGAACAGGAAGCCCTGAGGGTACGACATGACGGCGCGCGCACAGCACCACGTTTACGCACGGACCGGCTCACATCGGACCCGAGCCACCGGTacgggagaggagaggaggagaaggaggagaagaagagaggagacgGAAGAAAGAGGTGGAACATCCAGGAGCATCGCAGAGTTCAGTTCACTGAGAGTTTCACACTTCCGCTGCTCACCAACTgatcacacactgaaacactgatCACAccgagagaggagggagagagagagagagagaggagcagagagagagagagacactcaTCACACtgacggaggaggagagagagaggagggagagggagaggaggagagagagagttgggagagagagagagagggagagagagagggagagagagagaggaggaggagagagagagagagaggagggagagagagagaggaagagagagagagatagagagagacagaggggggaggaagagagagggggagagagagagagagagagaaagagaagggagagagagagggagagagagaagggagagagagagggagagaggagggagaaagagagaggta includes:
- the irx5b gene encoding iroquois-class homeodomain protein IRX-5b; amino-acid sequence: MSYPQGFLFQALHSCPAPFSSGVILGPRTEELGRSSSGSAFAPYSGSASSPGFNSHLPYGGEPRAAATINSFVSPAFDPSSGLSGSLDYHPFGALGPYPYGDPSYRKNATRDATATLKAWLNEHRKNPYPTKGEKIMLAIITKMTLTQVSTWFANARRRLKKENKMTWTPRNRSEDEEDEDNIDLERNDDDEPLKSSNDETEMKGDGASCLPAPVGTSCVLVYREDSGSSSDTDPDLKDSGDRRLMPHITGPAPQNAAPGSVRAPEPERALSPLSKEHVNSCNVIQGPEPAPKPKLWSLAEIATSSDKSKGCSDSPQSGAAPVHPMSRTFPHSPALPRHLYYASPFMPGYSSYGPLGPLHGGPASHLASAPHLNGLQQTMLQRAEAAARDCKLHELKRGMTNV